From Nilaparvata lugens isolate BPH chromosome 7, ASM1435652v1, whole genome shotgun sequence, one genomic window encodes:
- the LOC111047645 gene encoding adenosine 3'-phospho 5'-phosphosulfate transporter 1 (The sequence of the model RefSeq protein was modified relative to this genomic sequence to represent the inferred CDS: added 15 bases not found in genome assembly) → MTVRQGLAILLSCLIYQHPISVVGVLGIAVVFSSLFLRIYCNQRIRALRRRMQNGSTTKV, encoded by the coding sequence GGTCTGGCCATCCTACTATCCTGTCTTATCTACCAGCATCCCATCTCAGTGGTTGGAGTATTGGGAATAGCCGTTGTGTTTTCGTCTCTTTTCTTGCGCATCTATTGCAACCAACGCATCAGAGCACTCAGGCGACGCATGCAGAACGGATCCACCAcgaaagtttaa